A genome region from Alistipes dispar includes the following:
- the rhaM gene encoding L-rhamnose mutarotase encodes MKSKAFKMYLKPGMEEEYRRRHAEIWPELVHQLREEGVYDYSIFLDRATDTLFAVQKTRGGTGSQEMTDNALVRRWWDYMADVIVVEADNAPVSEELPELFYME; translated from the coding sequence ATGAAATCCAAGGCATTCAAGATGTACCTCAAACCGGGCATGGAGGAGGAATACCGCCGCCGACACGCCGAGATATGGCCCGAACTGGTACACCAGCTCCGCGAAGAGGGCGTGTACGACTACTCGATCTTCCTCGACCGGGCCACCGACACGCTGTTCGCCGTGCAGAAAACCCGCGGCGGGACCGGTTCGCAGGAGATGACCGACAACGCGCTGGTGCGCCGCTGGTGGGACTACATGGCCGACGTCATTGTCGTCGAGGCGGACAATGCACCCGTCAGCGAGGAACTTCCCGAGTTGTTTTACATGGAGTAG
- a CDS encoding helix-turn-helix domain-containing protein, whose product MPKQTSFKYLVCSGPDRLWGITVDTVGEYSVEPGYTVYPPPSAGHPDDYYFNVDRGRILDNYQLIYITQGRGWYRDTPGGEALEIRAGTMLIIPPYTWHSYCPDHRTGWHEYWIGFRGEHVDDRYNNGFFSRGRIIHPIGLREHIIDQYREALDIALREKTGSQQVLASIANIILSYVIYYDLNDTGRDIVAEKMDRARSIMRENMLAGITPEEVAGRINMSYSWFRKTFKEYTNVSPAHYIMQLRLRKAKLMLLNSSLSVKEIAYELRYEDSAYFSAIFKKYVGCSPSEYRAGCISGAAQGGTPATPCKTTREVPR is encoded by the coding sequence ATGCCGAAACAGACCTCTTTCAAATACCTCGTGTGCAGCGGTCCCGACCGGTTGTGGGGAATCACCGTAGACACCGTGGGGGAGTACTCCGTCGAACCCGGATACACGGTTTACCCTCCCCCTTCGGCGGGGCATCCCGACGATTACTATTTCAACGTGGACCGGGGCCGGATACTGGACAACTACCAGTTGATCTACATTACGCAGGGCCGCGGATGGTACAGGGACACCCCGGGCGGCGAGGCGCTCGAGATCCGGGCCGGAACCATGCTTATCATTCCGCCCTACACGTGGCATAGCTACTGTCCCGATCACCGGACCGGCTGGCACGAGTACTGGATCGGATTCCGCGGCGAGCATGTGGACGACCGCTACAACAACGGATTTTTCAGCCGCGGGCGGATCATCCATCCGATCGGGCTCCGCGAGCACATCATCGACCAGTACCGCGAGGCGCTCGACATCGCCCTTCGGGAGAAGACCGGCAGTCAGCAGGTGCTGGCGTCGATCGCCAACATCATCCTTTCGTACGTCATCTATTACGATCTCAACGACACGGGCCGCGACATCGTGGCCGAGAAGATGGACCGGGCGCGGAGCATCATGCGCGAGAACATGCTCGCCGGCATCACGCCCGAAGAGGTGGCCGGGCGCATCAACATGAGCTATTCGTGGTTCCGCAAGACCTTCAAGGAGTACACCAACGTCTCCCCGGCGCACTACATCATGCAGTTGCGGCTGCGGAAGGCGAAGCTCATGCTGCTCAACTCGTCGCTGAGCGTCAAGGAGATCGCCTACGAGCTGCGTTACGAGGATTCGGCCTACTTCTCGGCGATCTTCAAGAAGTACGTCGGCTGCTCGCCCTCCGAGTACAGGGCCGGATGCATCTCCGGCGCGGCGCAGGGCGGGACGCCGGCTACTCCATGTAAAACAACTCGGGAAGTTCCTCGCTGA
- a CDS encoding glycoside hydrolase family 97 protein, translated as MKKTCLVLLGLLWCAALPAKNFELKSPDGRIALAIDVGERIAYTVRGDGIPLLEECRLGLRLDRGGTAGPLHLVRHRSGSIDRTFRPAVAYKFSEIRDRCNTLRLDFRGGWSVEFRAYDDGVAYRFLSDTEGPVEVLGEEFALRLPDASTAVLQQPGSFRTGYEEAYEEVGTRSWGTAGRLAVLPALFDTKRGYKILVSESSLTDYPCLFLTGDGANGMRGVFPKMPLRTEETGDRSVRILEEAGCIAATTGERAFPWRYFVLADEDGDLVETTMTARLAEPCALGDTSWIEPGQVSWEFWNAASPYGPDVDFVAGFNTATYKYFIDFAARFGIPYIIMDEGWAEDTRDPYTPNPEVDLHELIRYGEERGVGVILWLTWLTVEKHFDLFERLSEWGVRGVKIDFMDRSDQWMVNYYERVAAEAARHRMVVAFHGAFKPAGLEYKYPNVLAYEGVRGMENMGGCTPANSLWLPFIRNAVGPMDYTPGAMISMQPEAYCGNRPNAASIGTRAYQMALFVLFETGLQMLADNPTLYYREEECTRFISQVPVTWDETRALRAEAGKHVVVAKRKGAKWYLGAIRAGDDPQDAEFEIPLDFLAGDRDYRMTSFEDGINAFRQAMDYRKKEQQVRRGDTIAVRMARNGGWTAVIE; from the coding sequence ATGAAAAAAACCTGTCTCGTCCTGCTCGGACTGCTCTGGTGCGCCGCGCTGCCGGCCAAGAACTTCGAACTCAAATCGCCCGACGGGCGGATAGCCCTCGCGATCGACGTCGGAGAACGGATCGCCTACACCGTCCGCGGCGACGGAATCCCGCTGCTGGAAGAGTGCCGCCTGGGCCTGCGGCTCGACCGCGGCGGCACGGCGGGCCCGCTCCACCTCGTGCGCCACCGGAGCGGCTCGATCGACCGCACGTTCCGCCCCGCCGTGGCTTACAAGTTCTCCGAAATCCGCGACCGCTGCAATACGCTGCGGCTCGACTTCCGCGGCGGCTGGTCCGTGGAGTTCCGGGCCTACGACGACGGCGTGGCCTACCGTTTCCTCTCCGACACGGAGGGCCCCGTCGAGGTGCTCGGCGAGGAGTTCGCCCTCCGCCTGCCGGACGCCTCGACGGCGGTCCTGCAACAGCCCGGCAGTTTCCGGACCGGCTACGAGGAGGCCTACGAGGAGGTCGGAACCCGCTCTTGGGGCACGGCCGGCCGGCTGGCCGTACTCCCGGCGCTGTTCGACACGAAACGGGGCTACAAAATCCTCGTCAGCGAATCCTCCCTCACGGACTATCCCTGCCTCTTCCTGACGGGCGACGGCGCCAACGGCATGCGGGGCGTCTTCCCCAAAATGCCGCTCCGCACCGAGGAGACGGGCGACCGGAGCGTACGCATCCTCGAAGAGGCCGGCTGCATCGCCGCCACGACGGGCGAACGAGCCTTCCCGTGGCGTTATTTCGTCCTCGCGGACGAGGACGGCGACCTGGTCGAAACCACGATGACGGCCCGGCTGGCCGAGCCGTGCGCACTCGGCGACACGTCGTGGATCGAGCCGGGGCAGGTCAGCTGGGAGTTCTGGAACGCCGCGTCGCCCTACGGCCCCGACGTCGATTTCGTGGCCGGATTCAACACCGCTACCTACAAATACTTCATCGACTTCGCCGCCCGCTTCGGCATTCCCTACATCATCATGGACGAAGGGTGGGCCGAGGACACGCGCGATCCCTACACCCCCAATCCGGAGGTCGATCTGCACGAACTGATCCGCTACGGCGAGGAACGCGGTGTCGGCGTCATCCTCTGGCTCACGTGGCTGACCGTCGAGAAACACTTCGACCTGTTCGAACGGCTGAGCGAATGGGGCGTCCGGGGCGTGAAGATCGACTTCATGGACCGCAGCGACCAGTGGATGGTGAACTACTACGAACGCGTGGCCGCCGAGGCGGCGCGGCACCGGATGGTCGTGGCGTTCCACGGAGCCTTCAAGCCGGCGGGGCTGGAGTACAAATACCCCAACGTCCTGGCCTACGAAGGGGTGCGCGGCATGGAGAACATGGGCGGCTGCACGCCGGCCAACTCGCTCTGGCTGCCCTTCATCCGCAACGCCGTAGGCCCGATGGACTACACCCCGGGCGCGATGATCAGCATGCAGCCCGAAGCCTACTGCGGCAACCGCCCCAACGCGGCGAGCATCGGGACACGGGCCTACCAGATGGCGCTGTTCGTGCTGTTCGAAACCGGCCTCCAGATGCTGGCCGACAACCCGACGCTTTACTACCGCGAAGAGGAGTGCACGCGCTTCATCAGCCAAGTGCCCGTCACGTGGGACGAGACCCGCGCGCTGCGGGCCGAAGCCGGGAAACATGTCGTCGTCGCCAAACGCAAGGGCGCGAAGTGGTATCTCGGGGCCATCCGTGCGGGCGACGATCCGCAGGACGCGGAGTTCGAAATTCCCCTCGACTTCCTCGCCGGGGACCGAGACTACCGCATGACCAGCTTCGAAGACGGCATCAACGCCTTCCGGCAGGCGATGGACTACCGGAAAAAGGAGCAGCAGGTGCGCCGCGGCGACACGATCGCCGTCCGGATGGCCCGCAACGGCGGCTGGACGGCCGTGATCGAATAA
- a CDS encoding RagB/SusD family nutrient uptake outer membrane protein yields the protein MKKYMICFVSALVLGFSSCDLMDLKPLDQLSEEDVWNDEELLQLYVNGCYNALQHGYRYTDMMGIYCDEMYTRSNDGRVVEYLAGTMDADNITGMGILNYWSTAYSYIRKINTFLEKAEAGSVPEEVKRPMIGEMKFIRAYIYAELIWRYGGVPIIEKVYGLNDDFGVERASYDKCVEFIRNELIEAQRMLPEQQPASEQGRASGDACQALLARVLLYWASPLNNPTNDRQRWTDAANAAWALIDKHYRLIDDYGDVFLSWNDEVIFARAFSQANSTEFATWAGRSGDNGQGVITPTQNMVNAYEMQATGLRPYVEQADGTLTLNAGSGYDPANPYAGRDPRFYASVLYDGSVWMGRETEIFYGGLDEANSKVSSQPWNATQTGYYLRKFLDESIPPTGSSVKMTSPWIFMRYAEVLLNYAEAKFEEGDEPTARFYLKQVRQRPGVNMPEVKDSGDALRERIHNERRVELAFEHHRFFDVRRWKVAERTETFPLQKMVITKDETSGTKNYDIQILKNREFRSYQLLLPIPRTEIEKSLNTLEQNDGYVKTAE from the coding sequence ATGAAAAAATACATGATTTGTTTCGTGTCGGCTCTGGTCCTCGGCTTCTCGTCGTGCGACCTGATGGACCTCAAGCCGCTCGACCAGCTTTCCGAGGAGGATGTCTGGAACGACGAGGAGTTATTGCAACTCTACGTGAACGGATGTTACAACGCCCTGCAACACGGCTACCGCTATACGGACATGATGGGCATTTACTGCGATGAGATGTATACCCGTTCGAACGACGGCCGCGTCGTCGAGTATCTCGCCGGGACCATGGATGCAGACAACATTACCGGCATGGGCATTCTTAACTACTGGTCCACGGCCTATTCCTATATCCGCAAGATCAACACCTTCCTTGAAAAGGCCGAGGCCGGTTCCGTTCCCGAGGAGGTGAAACGTCCGATGATCGGGGAAATGAAGTTCATCCGGGCCTATATCTATGCCGAGCTGATCTGGCGCTACGGCGGCGTGCCCATCATCGAGAAGGTCTATGGCCTGAACGACGATTTCGGCGTTGAGCGCGCCTCCTACGACAAGTGCGTGGAGTTCATCCGGAATGAACTGATCGAGGCGCAGAGGATGCTGCCCGAGCAGCAGCCGGCATCGGAGCAGGGCCGTGCTTCGGGCGATGCCTGCCAGGCTTTACTGGCCCGCGTGCTGCTCTATTGGGCCAGTCCGCTGAACAACCCGACGAACGACAGGCAACGCTGGACCGATGCCGCGAATGCGGCCTGGGCATTGATCGACAAGCACTACCGTCTGATCGACGACTATGGCGACGTCTTCCTCTCGTGGAACGACGAGGTGATCTTCGCACGTGCCTTCTCGCAGGCCAATTCGACCGAGTTCGCTACTTGGGCGGGCCGCAGCGGTGACAACGGCCAGGGTGTGATCACGCCGACGCAGAACATGGTGAATGCCTACGAAATGCAGGCCACCGGACTGCGTCCCTACGTTGAGCAGGCGGACGGCACGCTGACACTCAACGCCGGTTCGGGGTACGATCCCGCCAATCCCTATGCAGGCCGAGACCCGCGTTTCTATGCCTCGGTGCTTTACGACGGCAGCGTGTGGATGGGCCGTGAGACCGAGATCTTCTACGGCGGTCTGGACGAGGCGAATAGCAAGGTCTCTTCGCAGCCGTGGAACGCCACGCAGACGGGGTACTATCTGCGCAAGTTCCTCGACGAGTCGATTCCGCCCACAGGATCGAGCGTCAAGATGACCTCGCCATGGATTTTCATGCGCTATGCGGAGGTGTTGCTCAATTACGCAGAGGCGAAATTCGAGGAGGGCGACGAACCGACGGCGCGGTTTTACCTCAAACAGGTGCGTCAGCGGCCGGGCGTGAACATGCCCGAGGTCAAGGATTCGGGCGATGCGCTCCGGGAGCGCATCCACAACGAGCGGCGCGTGGAACTGGCCTTCGAGCACCACCGTTTCTTCGACGTGCGCCGGTGGAAGGTCGCCGAGCGGACCGAAACGTTCCCGTTGCAGAAGATGGTCATCACGAAGGACGAGACCAGCGGGACTAAGAACTATGACATCCAAATACTGAAGAACCGTGAATTCCGGTCCTATCAACTCCTGCTGCCGATCCCGCGGACGGAGATCGAGAAGAGCCTCAATACGCTCGAACAGAACGATGGATACGTGAAGACGGCCGAGTGA
- a CDS encoding SusC/RagA family TonB-linked outer membrane protein produces the protein MQEILTLICRFRLPGRTRLFAALFAFGLLLTGGPATAGSSASADDGRTPRTGTVKDSRGNAVGGATIVIEGTTLGVTTDSEGGFSIDAAPEDVLLVNFIGYASQSVPVGVRSRFEIVLEESATAIDEVMVVGYGTRKKTTLTGSVVSVKGEEIASSPAIDVASSLAGRLPGLIVNARAGDPGAPDTQIFVRGRGTTGDNSALIIVDGVERGDISKINPNDIESINVLKDAEAAIYGSRAANGVILVTTKRGAKGRAVVNFSYDQGFQQPTRTPKMADSYTFASVANEMAVLRHSDPNSDPVLPYTPEDLAKFKAGKEPGYRTTDWYRRTMHKWVPQHRTNVSVSGGSDRINYFFSVGELMQRDRFKESSGKYRQYNVRSNIDVKIARSLTMGLNLAGTFDKRHVPYFSSTEMASHIFLYHPYWETYWPGTNYLKPLRGDQNWVNMVSDNAGYHDLENKKFQGTLFLKWEVPWVKGLMLEASGSYDTLHEYWKTFRTPSYVYHEDGEGGYVKKLDGMGPAKAQLTDRSEMSSQTYFFAKVSYKRSFGDHNLDALLGYEQTTTDGWYLEGSKTDFASPSLPVLNVGPADQTKWGLGGYSSENARQNVFARVNYDYKGKYMAQVTMRIDGSAIFPEEDRFGYFPSFSAGWRISEETFMKSADFIDNLKLRASWGMMGNDRVAAFQHMMTYNYGNNYVIGGSDVQGLQETRVPNPGITWEVSKTWNFGLEASFWNSRLWMEFDFFRSVRDHLLTTRNKSVPEYTGMTLPNENIGKVLNRGFELVIGHRNRVGEFGYSVTGNLNFARNKVLFIDEAPAAEPYQMLTGNPIGSTLFYEAIGIFQDQADLDSYPHMGGAQPGDLKFRDVNKDGVLDSKDRILVTQTKIPEITFGLNFTFNWKNFDLSLLFQGQQNSKFYMEGNEDFFKYMDDQWGNFLQWRADGRWIPGADNTHATQPRGGQSGVNTTDRNTHFMFSGNFLRFKNAELGYTLPSRIAEKLRMGGIRISLSANNICFLYDGLKDLGYDGEASSFWNYSICRTINVGINLTF, from the coding sequence ATGCAAGAAATTCTGACTCTGATTTGCCGGTTCCGCCTTCCGGGGCGGACGCGTCTGTTCGCGGCGCTGTTCGCGTTCGGACTGCTGCTGACCGGCGGACCCGCGACGGCGGGCAGTTCCGCATCTGCGGACGACGGACGAACGCCGAGGACCGGAACGGTCAAGGACAGCCGGGGCAATGCCGTCGGCGGTGCGACGATCGTTATAGAAGGTACGACGCTCGGTGTGACGACCGATTCCGAGGGCGGCTTTTCGATTGATGCCGCACCTGAGGACGTGCTGCTGGTGAATTTCATCGGATATGCTTCGCAAAGCGTTCCCGTAGGGGTGCGAAGCCGTTTCGAAATCGTGCTGGAGGAGTCCGCGACAGCCATCGACGAAGTGATGGTGGTGGGCTACGGTACGCGCAAAAAGACGACGCTGACCGGTTCGGTGGTTTCGGTCAAAGGTGAAGAGATCGCCTCCAGCCCGGCCATTGATGTCGCTTCCTCGCTGGCGGGACGTCTTCCGGGCCTGATCGTGAACGCCCGTGCGGGTGATCCGGGTGCTCCCGACACGCAGATATTCGTCCGCGGCCGGGGCACGACGGGCGACAACTCGGCGCTGATCATCGTGGACGGCGTCGAACGGGGAGACATCAGCAAGATCAACCCCAATGACATCGAGAGTATCAACGTGCTGAAGGATGCCGAGGCGGCTATCTACGGTTCGCGTGCGGCCAACGGAGTGATTCTCGTGACCACCAAGCGCGGTGCGAAAGGCCGGGCTGTCGTCAATTTCTCCTACGACCAGGGCTTCCAGCAGCCGACGCGAACTCCGAAGATGGCCGATTCGTACACCTTCGCCAGCGTGGCGAACGAGATGGCCGTTCTGCGCCATTCCGACCCCAACAGCGATCCTGTACTGCCTTATACGCCCGAGGACCTGGCCAAATTCAAGGCCGGTAAGGAGCCGGGATATCGCACGACCGACTGGTATCGCAGGACCATGCACAAGTGGGTTCCGCAGCACCGCACGAATGTTTCGGTGTCGGGCGGTTCGGACCGCATCAATTACTTCTTTTCGGTCGGTGAGCTGATGCAGCGCGACCGTTTCAAGGAATCGAGCGGCAAGTACCGCCAGTACAATGTCCGTTCGAATATAGACGTGAAGATCGCCCGGAGCCTGACCATGGGACTGAATCTGGCCGGAACGTTCGACAAGCGCCACGTACCCTATTTTTCGAGTACCGAGATGGCAAGCCATATCTTCCTCTATCATCCTTATTGGGAGACCTACTGGCCCGGAACGAATTATCTCAAGCCGTTGCGCGGAGACCAGAACTGGGTGAACATGGTGAGCGACAACGCCGGATATCACGACTTGGAGAACAAGAAGTTCCAGGGAACGCTCTTTCTCAAGTGGGAAGTGCCCTGGGTCAAGGGGCTGATGCTGGAGGCCAGCGGCAGCTACGACACGTTGCACGAGTACTGGAAGACCTTTCGTACACCCTCTTATGTCTACCATGAGGACGGCGAGGGCGGTTACGTGAAGAAACTCGACGGCATGGGCCCTGCGAAGGCGCAGCTCACCGACCGCAGTGAAATGTCCTCGCAGACCTACTTCTTCGCCAAGGTCTCCTACAAACGCTCCTTCGGCGACCACAACCTCGATGCGTTGCTCGGCTACGAACAGACCACCACTGACGGCTGGTATCTCGAGGGTTCGAAAACCGACTTCGCGTCGCCGTCGCTGCCGGTGCTCAACGTTGGCCCCGCGGACCAGACCAAGTGGGGATTGGGTGGTTACAGCAGCGAAAACGCCCGCCAGAATGTTTTCGCCCGCGTCAATTACGACTACAAAGGCAAGTATATGGCGCAGGTGACCATGCGTATCGACGGTTCGGCGATCTTCCCCGAAGAGGACCGCTTCGGATACTTCCCGAGCTTTTCGGCCGGCTGGCGCATTTCCGAGGAGACTTTCATGAAGTCCGCGGATTTCATCGACAATCTGAAGCTGCGCGCCTCGTGGGGTATGATGGGAAACGACCGGGTAGCGGCCTTCCAGCACATGATGACCTACAATTACGGCAACAACTACGTAATCGGCGGTTCCGACGTGCAGGGCCTGCAGGAGACCCGCGTACCCAATCCCGGCATCACGTGGGAAGTGTCCAAGACCTGGAACTTCGGCCTCGAGGCGTCGTTTTGGAACAGCAGACTTTGGATGGAGTTCGACTTCTTCCGTTCGGTGCGCGATCACCTGCTGACGACGCGTAACAAGAGCGTGCCCGAATATACGGGCATGACGCTCCCGAACGAGAATATCGGTAAGGTGCTCAACCGCGGTTTCGAGCTGGTCATCGGCCACCGCAACCGGGTCGGCGAGTTTGGCTATTCGGTCACGGGCAACCTCAACTTCGCCCGCAATAAGGTGCTCTTCATTGACGAGGCCCCTGCGGCGGAGCCTTACCAGATGCTGACGGGCAATCCGATCGGTTCGACGCTCTTCTACGAGGCGATCGGTATTTTCCAGGACCAGGCCGATCTGGACAGCTATCCGCACATGGGCGGTGCGCAACCGGGCGACCTGAAGTTCCGCGATGTCAATAAGGACGGCGTGCTCGACTCGAAAGACCGCATCCTCGTCACACAGACGAAGATTCCGGAGATCACTTTCGGCCTGAATTTCACGTTCAATTGGAAAAACTTCGACCTTTCGCTGCTTTTCCAGGGTCAGCAGAACTCGAAGTTCTACATGGAAGGCAACGAGGACTTCTTCAAATACATGGACGACCAGTGGGGTAACTTCCTGCAATGGCGTGCCGACGGCCGCTGGATTCCCGGGGCGGACAATACGCATGCCACGCAGCCTCGCGGCGGCCAAAGCGGCGTGAACACCACGGATCGCAACACGCACTTCATGTTCAGCGGAAACTTCCTGCGTTTCAAGAACGCCGAGCTGGGCTATACGCTGCCGAGCCGGATTGCCGAGAAACTGCGTATGGGAGGTATTCGGATTTCGCTGAGTGCTAATAATATCTGCTTCCTCTACGACGGACTGAAGGATCTGGGATACGACGGCGAGGCCTCCTCGTTCTGGAACTATTCGATCTGCCGGACGATCAATGTGGGCATCAATCTAACCTTCTAA